One Triticum dicoccoides isolate Atlit2015 ecotype Zavitan chromosome 3B, WEW_v2.0, whole genome shotgun sequence genomic window, gagccataggcaaattcatccattaagaggttcaaacaagcatggctaaaacgcaaatgcaaaacagatttccagacttagtgaaattaacactagtctgaaatttcagatcacgatgctctcttcggagcagcaaaacaacatgatagaaaacctgaacatgacaagtaagaacatggcatggagctactcaacaagcttaacaaaacactcaaagtgacctggggccaaaagggttcacaaaatactctaccgagctcacgaacatagctcgaacacaatcagttttcagacttagtgaaaactgagacacgctgaaatataactcacgaaggcatgtaaacgagctcgatgcactcactacggtgcaagtcatggcaaggaaagcatataaccagcaagaaggcacaaagtgctatctacacatggcaagaacaaaggcatagcatgcatggaacactaacggtagcatcggcaaaatcgcaaacaagttgacgatctgcccagattaacaacgaagcaaaagttgagctcgattgagtcaacctagagcactccacatatgtaaacaaagacatggatggatagagcataacataagtatcaaaactcccttactgatcatcctcaaaagaggcacggatcactaggaaacaagctggacatatagcatcatgaactaaaatatcccagacttagtgaaaatcactaagtctctgaaatcagcaatctcaggtacctctcttcgcaagcttgcacaagataacacacacatcctaaaaatgcatgggtggcacctctggaaagaagataaaatgcttaacaattcatcccaaaggggcacaggcatatcatgcacgaattaaacatggcaaaaatgacaatagtgcatgatgaactaacggatctgcaatttaactcacgaagcctccttctaacagcattttgggcatcaagatgaccccaaatgcaaatgatgcaatggaatgaaatgatgtacatgtcgaggctaagattttgatatatcatacgcccaaaacggagctacggttgcggagatacaagcagtcaaaggtagcacgaaaattagggtttcagGAGTGAAAAGTCAACCTGGTGGATCTAGATCTGGCTCACGGAtcccgaggcggcggcggtactgtagctcgAGCCCGCCGGAGATggccgcggcggtggccggagaaaGGGGGAGCTCGCCGGGCCTTGGCCGGAGAGGAGGGGCGCCGGCCCGGACGACGAGGAGGcgcggcgaagggcggcggggcCGGCTCGGGCGCCGTGGCGCGGACGCCGGGGCGGAGCGGCGCGGCTCGCCGGAGGCGCGGTCgccggagacggcggcgcggcggccggaggcggGGAAGGCGGCGGATCCGGGCGGGAGGcgagccccgggcggcggcggagctcaccgggccgcgggggccggatgcgggctcccgggccgcggtgggaggcggcggcggcgggggtgacgtggcggcccccgagtgggcgggctgcggcggcagacgctgtccggccgggggcggacacgtccgtcggtggagatctTTTTTTTTAACTAggatttcggacgggggaagaagagatccgaatggagggggtataaataggcatagagggagctaggagagtccaaatgaggtgcggttttcgcccacacgatcgtgatcgaacgctctaggacatggagcagagtttggtgggttttgggccaaatttggggggtgttgggctgcaacacacacgaggccttttcggtccctcggttaaccgttggagtatcaaacgaagtccaaatgatacgaaacttgacaggcggtctaccggtagtaaaccaaggccgcttgacaagtctcggtccaatccggaaatgtttaatccccacacaagaaagaaaggtagaaataatcactggaggagaacgaagcgccggaatgcaaaacggacaacggggaaaaagctcggatgcatgagacgaacacgtatgcaaatgaaatgcgcatgatgacatgatatgagatgcatgacacgcaagcaaatgacaagacaacaacaacgaataactgaacgacacctggcacatcggtctcggggcgttacattggtggctgctcagagttaagtgcacggcttttgtcgttgagagcaacccacctccgaagagtttgagagagaaatccttgtgaggatatagcccaaaacacccagatcccaaagagtgtttggcatcactgaagtctttctgtctgcgtgacctgaagacttgttacacttgaggactgtgaatcctccagccggttaggcgtcgcgttctgagcatccaagagtaattgtggattgccggtgaacgaagtctgtgaaggtttggaagtctaccttgaagacttaccagagtgattgggcgaggactgtgtgtccttagctcaaggggaataaggtgaagacacggtcttctgagttcaatctcatcctccctaaccagacgtacagttgtcacagcaactggaactggtcgaacaaatccttgtcttcacaacgcactggttctatctcttactctccttacttacagttcgtctttgtgaagtcattgcctaattgctatgcctgtttgacttcactgtgtgactacttgttctgattggcttcgtactatcttccatcctgaaccTACTACCTAGCTGTTATATGTCATCATGCTTTAGCTTCATACTTGTCTGActgtggcttgtctagtgtagttcatcttccgctgcatgtttataggtccTGATTgcatgtttgtcttcgaaactttcatgttttgaagactttcatagaaatcgcctattcacccccccccccctagtcgaTTACTAGAACTTTCATATAGTACAAACCAGACgatagagaaggaattttctcaTGTACCTTTTTGCCATATCCATGATCTTTGGCAGTAGTCCTTAAAACCATGTCCTTAAAACTCTTTTCAAACCATGTACTCACCAATGGACTCACATATCTTTGGCAGTAGTCCTTAAAACTCTTTGGCAGTCATCTTTGCCTTTCCTCTCTTTTCTCTCATGATTTGCTCTGAGTAGTCTACGTGTGTGACAACGTGTTTGAAATCAAGTGATTGATTGCTCTTGACGCGTCGGTTTCAGGACGAGCGGGAGAGGCGTCGGTTGTGGGAGGAGCCGCCCGACGGTTTGGGAAAGAGGAGATTTCCCTAATTACATTAAGTAATAAATCTTAACAATATCAAAATCCATAATATGAAATGAATTTCTATATATTTTTTGTTTAATATGGTGGGTGTCTATATTTTTTGCACACCAATTCAAGAGGACCTTGTCGAGACAACACACATGCATCATCGTCATCGCTCTTTCCCTGGAGGCATCATCACCATCCATAAACTATGAGCAAACAACTCCGACTTCGCTGTAGGCGATCTTCGACTCGACCCACACCGTAGAGGACACGTGAACCTATATAAAGATCTGCGGCAAAACTCAGCCACCGGCGGCCAAACACCCCGACTCTGACGGAGAACTCTGAAGGACAAAACCAGGCACAGTTGGCGCCACGGAAGATCGCCCAATGGGCCACTATAGGCAGTTGTCGTACACCACAGGGCCCGGCACCGCAGCTTCGACTCCATAGCAACAAACAAACCGAAGCATGGACGCGCCGGACAAGAGCCGACTACCGCAACCACTGCTAGACATCATAATCGTTGCAAACCACCGGTCCCGAGCCTTTAGTTCTTCAGATCTTGTCAATTGGTATCATGAGTTGTTGATCGGCGTTTAAATCTGGATAGGGCAATGTTGAGTCTTTGTCCTCGTAACTACGGTGACATTGAGGACTCAAGGCGGCGTGCAGTGGCGGTTGCGTCGTTTTAAGAGTGCATGAATTTATGATGGAAAGAAGGATGGCATGAACTTGCGATAGGACAACACAGGAACTGATTAATTAAGATCAGGAAGAGCAAGATAATTGGACAGACATAAGATCAATTGAGAAACAACATGATCAAAGGATTGAAAGGAAGAAGTCAGATGACGCGAAAAAGAGTAGGGAAAGGTGACACCGGAACAGGTGTACAGAGTAAGAAGGTAAACAATATCAATGGATGGGACATGATTGAAAAGAAGATTCGGTTTAAGAAAGAAGGATTTGAACAGGACGGAGGATTGAAAAGAAGAACCGGTTTAAGAGTAAAGAGGGAATTAAACAAGATGAGAAGATGAAACCTAACACAGGAATAGGGATGTACGAGAACGGTTGGACGAAGTAGTACAAGATAAACGTACGTATATATTGTGTCATATTGACAGGGTtgagattttttttctctttttcaagCAATTTCCGTTAAAACAAGTGCCCCAATCACCGTGCAAATCAATAGACAGATGTGCTGGTGCGTGCCCTGCAAATTTTCGTTGTTTTAGCTGTCATACGTCAAAGCGTGACTGGCGAGGCGGCCAATGTCAGCAAGCAAACAGGTCATCGCTTCAAATGACAGTAGTACTCAAGCAAACAGGTCATCGCTTCAAATGACAGTAGTACTCAAGCAAACAGGTCATCGCTTCAAATGACAGCAATACTGTGATCCAATAATGCTGTAATCCATAGAGACGATGATTATTACTCGCTAATTTACATAAATATCCTTAGTTCAACTCGAATGAAAAAGATGACCCTACTCCAAGCTGTTAACTATGGTTCAGAGTTACAAATCTAGCATGTAGTAAGAGAGAATTTATCACAACTATTATTCCCTATGTTTTTGTTCTTTTCTGTTTGGCACTCATCCATCACCATAATACCTAGCCAGATTGATCAAAAAGCAAGAGCTTCATATGTACAAACACCATGCAGCAACCAGATATAAGGGAATCAATGTCCTGCACGAGAGAACACATTACGTGTAACGACCAAGTACCTCCAGAAGGCAAGGATCCCAGCCACATGCTCAATCGCTCATCCACTTCAATCACAGTGCCTACTGTCAAGATCACAGTGCGTAGATGCTACAGATTTGTACAGCTAAAACTAGGCACGCTTCTGATCCCCCTCTACTACAAGCTGATCCCGCCACGGTGACGTCCATGGTGCAGTATTGCTGCAGCAACTCCAACCATGCAAAGAGCAACGAGTATATTGAGTCCTGTTGCTGAACAGCCTCTAAATGCCCTTTGGACGCCCCTGAAAAATCCTTGGTTGTTGTGACTTCCACACTTCTCTGCATCAGACTGCCTGGCACAAGTAATATCACGCACATGTTTCTTCTGGTGTTTCACATTAGTCATGAGATCAAGATGACCGTTATTGTCAACGAACTTGATAGTCTGGTTGATGGATTCAGAGCTGCTCGTAACCATCCTGCCAAGACTTTGCTGAAGTCGAGCCTTGTATGGTGGAACGCTAGCTGCAGATGTTCCCCCATGACGTGTTCGCACTACAATTCCAGTATCAGCAGGTTCATACAGATTAGGCCCATTATTTTCCAGAGGTAACTGTAGctctttcatctgaaattcatccaTGAAGTTGTTTGACAGACTGAAGGGATCCGCCGCCGTAAAGTATGTTTGCTGCCATGAAGTGAAGTCATCACTACCAGGATACAACATGGAGTGAATATCATCTGGCAACAGGAAGTCTGTATCGTCTACCACAGTCTGGTTAGGACTGGCATAGTCCAGTTCCACCTTCGGAGCCATAGCACCAATGTTCTGTAATTCAGCAGGGAAAATAAATGCAATGAGTAAGCATGCAGGAACTAAAAATATAGTACCATGCCCAGCAGAAAGGAGACGATTGCTCATAATTTGCACTCATAACTTAAAATTAATATTTTAAGGAGTATTACTGTTACATGAGCCCATAATCCTGAGGTACACACAAATTCAGCAACAAAGAGACAGGACAAAGGAGTAGCACTAGCACATAAGCTAGTTTAAGGAATTGACAGGCTACTAACACCAGGTCCAGAACAAGTTGTAATAACTAATAACTCTGGCTAGTTTCAACTTTATTTAAGATTGCATTGGACAATTCAGAGTTTCTTGAAAATAATTAATAGCACTGCAATTTAGATTTTGTTTTCGTGTGCATAAATAAACTCATTTGTAGTGCACTGTTGTCTGTGGTATCCACATATCGGCAAAGTTCTACCAGTATTTTCTGGCGTGAGTGATTTATGCATACCTAGTTAGCTCTATCAACTACCACCAAGCAACTAGCACATGCATGAGATCAAAATTATTATGAAGAAGCTTCTTGGCTTGCAAAATCTACCTAATAGTTTCTTGCCTATGCATAAGCATTTTTCCTTACAAGGGAACTATTGGTTGAATTGTTTAAATACTAAGCACTGCTGTGAGTGATAACATACCGATGATTCAGCATTTTGTTCATCCGGAGACAGTTGAGCAGAAACAGAATCCACTGCAGTGTTAGCAGAAGGATCAAAGGAGGTATCAAGCAGTTCTTCCAGCCATTCTTTAAGGTCATCACTCCCATCTGGAGTCATGTGAGCAGGGATAGCTACGGTAGCAGCATCACTTGGAAGTTCATCACCAATAATTGATGATGCAGCAGTATCTGGCTGTTCAACACTGACAGCTAAAATAGCAGCAACATTTGCTTGTTGTGGCTGAGGGTTATTATTGCCCACCTCGTTACCATTCTCTGATGTCCAGTCAATTCTTTTAGTAACTTTACATAGAACAAAGGCATcctgaagaagaaagaaacaacatTAGCACACTAGATTTCAAGTTTGTGCCTTTTTTTAAGGCATCTAACATGTGAAATGCACATCAAGTAATGTAACATAACATGTAAAAGATGCAACGGAATGTATCTAGCTCTCTCATGCTGTTTCTTAATATACTAATGTTTTGAAACCTCAATTGTTGGTACAATACCTTCATATCAGGGCAGGATTGACATTCGTTCTCATCTATGTAGTATTCATGCATAATCCACTCAGTACGTTTTCCAGTGGGAGGCCGACCTTCATGAAAAACTAAAGTTTTCTTTGTTCCTATGGTCCTCTTATCCACCTTAATGGCCCGGTCTTTTCCAGTAGACTTCCAATACCCAGCAACCGTTGCCCTATTTGACCGAGCACCATTAGGATACTTTCTGTCTCGAGCAGCAAAGAAATGCCACTTGTTATCCTGTGTCGGAACATTGCACTTCGCTGTAACATGGAATATCATCAGAGGGTTAGATAAGGATTTGAAGAACACAGCGGATAAATTCTAGAATGCATCGGATACTAAAAGCAGAAAGTAAATCCTCCATAATGCTAAAGGACCGGTACTGACAAAGAAACTACATCATTAGAATCAACTGTTAAATTTATTAGACGAAAGACAAACAGTATTAAGATTAACTACTAACACTAGTTAAACAAGGGTATATGTCACGTTCTTTAGTTACTCTTACTAAATGTCTAGTTATGATTCATTACCCCATAATTATGATTGTGTGACACGAGAAGGCTCAATTTGTGGAGAAGAAACTAAACCGTTTTCTCCTCCATACTGTATTTTTCTATGAACCAAAATAATCACAGGCAACCATATAGAAGCATCATCAGCTTACCAGGTAAATCCCATGGTTCATGCTTGTATATATCCACCTCTGGTATAATGTCATATTCAATTTTCTGACCAAGTATTTTCTTTTTCAGATAGTGAGCAACGAGTTCAGTGTCCTTAGGATGGAATCCAAATCCTGGTGGCAGAGCCATGTCACGTAGAGTTTCCATTGTATATGATCTGCGCAAGAATAACAGAACATAAATACGATTAGTACGGTGATTTTGAAACTGTGCAGAGTAATTAGAACCACTTTTATAGTATTCTTATCGCAGTACCCCCTCTCTCCCCTTACTCCACACGACCAAAAGGGGATCCATTAGTACTGCAACCAGACGGCAATGAGCCCCGGCTCCCCACGCACCATGGTGCAACTCGAATCCCCGCTATGTGGTCGATCGAGCCAACGGGCCGTGGTTTCGCAGGAAGGGGCCCCGAATCGAGCTCCGCATGCGCCAAAATCGGGACTCGAGGAGAGGAgggccaaaaaaataaaaataaaaatctctCCTCCCTGCCCCCAAAGGCGTAAATCCAGGAGCACCAAAACCTCGAGCCCTAAACCAACGAGAGCTctgccagcaaccgcggcaaaagCGCCGGCACCCAGGAAGGCGCCTCTTCTCACGCGAAACGGAATGGATCGGGAAGTGGTCGCCGAGGAAGGAGTTCCCTCACCTGTGGTGCGGAGAGCAGAGCCGCGCCGGCGCCGGGACGTAGCCCCGACCGATCGATCGGAGGGGAGAGCGGTAACCAGCAGGGGGAAGCCGGAGCTGGGGCCACGGACGGAAGACGGCGGGCGGAAGGGGATCGCGGAAGAGGCGGTGGAGGCGAAGAGGCCGAGGCGGTCGCAGGAACCGGTCAAGTCTTTGTGAGGGCTGGCTGGCGGGTGGGTGGGGCGGCCGCGGCGTGGTGCTGTGTCTCTTGCCAGCAGACGCAGACGCGGCGAGGGGGGGCTGGAAAAGGGAATGGGATGCGGGCCGCGTGAGGTGAGACGTGGGgtgagaggatgaggaggagggacTGCGCGAGGAAGCTGCCAAGAAGCGGGCCTGTGGCGTGCGCCCACTCTGTGCGGACGCGGTTTTAAACCAATAAACTCGCTTCCTTAACGCGGGCGTCCTCCCTCCCGGTCAAGCCGTCGGATCCGCTGATTCGCTCCCTCGGGGCGCCGGTGCGGTGGCGGTGGGGCCGGCAGCCACGTTGGTCCTCCTATCGTGTCGCCCAAGTCTAGCTATCGTGGGCTTTGGGAGTGGCGTGCTGCTACTGTCTACGCTCACTCATTTGGAGCCTTGGCATACCGCCGACTGTCACAGCTCAGAAGCCGGACTCTGCCGCCTCAATCCGTCCCGAACGCGCACTCAGAGCAATCCAACGAGGCGACCCATTTCGTCTGCCGCCGTCTGTTTGGGTCGGCACGGAAAGAAAAGGCGGGCCAACGTGCCGATCCAAATGGACGCGCGGCCGTTTTTGTCTACTTGCCGATCCATTCctcatttttgagccggatttacGTCGGCGCAGACACAAGACGGACGCGCGCACTTGCCCTCTTTCCTCCCCGCGCGTGCACACCCTCCACCGCTTGCTTCGTCGCCGACGCCGCCAGCCATTTTTTCGATGAAAAGGGATACATAGATAGTTCTTGTGTACACAGATAAAAGAAAAGATCAACTACTCGTCGGTTTCCGACTCTaactcggtaatgtcctcctccgacgtctgaatgtAGGCGTCAGCAGCCTGCTCATCCTCGAAGTCCCACCCCGATGTTTCTTGCAGCTTTAGTCTCAATTGAGCGGCCTGCTTCCGCGCAAGCTTGCcctcccgataggcggctcgctccgtctTCCTCGCCTTCCTCTCCGTCCTCCTTTGCTCATAGAACTGACGTTCGTTGACGATGTCTTACGGGAAGCGTTCGCGCCACACCACCAAGGCTTgcacgtccatctcggcgatggcgaggcgacgTTGCCGCCTCCAGTggacgcgacgatcctcgtcggtgaaaagccgcgggagaggcgccAGATCCTGCGCCCGTTGGCTCGACACGTCGGGAAAATTAATCTCCCGACTAGgccgccggaggcgccacgccgccgcgtcgtatgcACGGGCCGCCTACTCTACGGTGTCGAAGGCACCGAGGATGAGGCATTTCTCGTCAAACaagatctcggcggagaaggcgacggaggggcgctcgcggactccgcgaaaatccgaggcggcgcatcgacatggtggcgcagaggC contains:
- the LOC119275761 gene encoding NAC domain-containing protein 74-like → METLRDMALPPGFGFHPKDTELVAHYLKKKILGQKIEYDIIPEVDIYKHEPWDLPAKCNVPTQDNKWHFFAARDRKYPNGARSNRATVAGYWKSTGKDRAIKVDKRTIGTKKTLVFHEGRPPTGKRTEWIMHEYYIDENECQSCPDMKDAFVLCKVTKRIDWTSENGNEVGNNNPQPQQANVAAILAVSVEQPDTAASSIIGDELPSDAATVAIPAHMTPDGSDDLKEWLEELLDTSFDPSANTAVDSVSAQLSPDEQNAESSNIGAMAPKVELDYASPNQTVVDDTDFLLPDDIHSMLYPGSDDFTSWQQTYFTAADPFSLSNNFMDEFQMKELQLPLENNGPNLYEPADTGIVVRTRHGGTSAASVPPYKARLQQSLGRMVTSSSESINQTIKFVDNNGHLDLMTNVKHQKKHVRDITCARQSDAEKCGSHNNQGFFRGVQRAFRGCSATGLNILVALCMVGVAAAILHHGRHRGGISL